In one Lolium rigidum isolate FL_2022 chromosome 3, APGP_CSIRO_Lrig_0.1, whole genome shotgun sequence genomic region, the following are encoded:
- the LOC124702176 gene encoding uncharacterized protein LOC124702176, which translates to MGACNSCEATAVAAVTGGEATAARVVLADGELQRFPGGTRASHALKASDAAAASPVQRPCFLCSADGLELGGAVAALALDEELQPGQLYFVLPAAMRRRPLQAEEMAALAIRASAALAGDHDGPLVFPDSVPGAVKGSRRRSRRTASLGRDFVPDLGSIME; encoded by the coding sequence ATGGGCGCGTGCAACTCGTGCGAGGCgacggccgtggcggcggtgacgggaggcgaggcgacggcggcgagggtCGTGCTCGCGGACGGCGAGCTGCAGAGGTTCCCCGGGGGCACCCGGGCGTCGCACGCGCTCAAGGCttcggacgccgccgccgcctcccctgtgCAGCGCCCATGCTTCCTGTGCAGCGCGGACGGGCTGGagctcggcggcgcggtggccgcgctGGCGCTCGACGAGGAGCTGCAGCCCGGGCAGCTCTACTTCGTGCTCCCCGCGGCCATGCGGCGGCGCCCGCTGcaggcggaggagatggcggcgctCGCCATCCGCGCAAGCGCCGCGCTAGCGGGCGACCACGACGGCCCGCTCGTGTTTCCGGATTCGGTCCCAGGCGCCGTGAAGGGGTCCCGGCGCCGCTCGCGGAGGACAGCCAGCCTGGGGCGAGACTTCGTGCCGGACCTCGGCTCCATTATGGAGTAG